One genomic window of Williamwhitmania sp. includes the following:
- a CDS encoding peptide MFS transporter, translating into MFKGHPKGLFVAFFANMGERFGFYTMMAILVLFLQAKFGLTGTNAGIIYSIFYASIYALALVGGIVADRLVGLKKTITFGIVTMALGYVLIAIPTASTTAGLIQACAGLFVIAFGNGMFKGNLQAVVGNLYEDPKFQAKRDSAFSIFYMGINIGALFAPTVAISIKEHVLGLSHFVDRAELPSLCWNVKNGVDGSAQLLTNVAHEAFVGGTLPINFNVNAFAEEYIRAFSTGYNYAFGFAAFMMLVSLAVYFAFGKMLATGFSVTPAKDSNGEEIKVKEMSREEVKSRLTALFLVFAVVIFFWMSFHQNGLTLTYFARDYTQRIVGPETFFWFDLWALLPMLGTLVGIYFLLKRESTSLQRIIGAISTFGLGYLSFHVLKGMPAANLFSPELFQHLNPFFIVALTPVAVASFSWMNKRGIEPSSPRKIGIGMILAATGFIVMAIGSLGLISQSSLHGNPVPDNQLVSPYLLISTYFVLTIAELFLSPMGISFVSKVAPPKYKGTMQGGWLAATALGNQLLFIGAIFYGKFELWQLWSFFVICCLVSAAFIFFMMKRLEASTK; encoded by the coding sequence ATGTTCAAAGGACATCCCAAAGGCCTCTTTGTAGCATTCTTCGCCAACATGGGCGAACGATTCGGTTTCTACACAATGATGGCCATTCTCGTGCTCTTTCTACAGGCAAAGTTTGGACTAACGGGGACCAATGCAGGAATCATATACTCCATTTTTTATGCCTCAATATATGCATTAGCACTGGTTGGCGGAATTGTTGCCGATCGGCTAGTTGGCCTTAAGAAAACAATTACTTTTGGAATTGTGACCATGGCCTTAGGCTACGTGCTGATTGCAATTCCAACTGCCTCCACAACGGCAGGCCTAATTCAGGCTTGCGCCGGCCTCTTCGTAATTGCCTTTGGGAACGGAATGTTCAAAGGGAATCTCCAGGCGGTTGTGGGTAATCTGTATGAAGATCCAAAGTTTCAGGCAAAACGAGATTCAGCATTCTCAATTTTCTACATGGGAATAAATATTGGTGCATTATTTGCTCCAACGGTTGCCATTAGCATTAAAGAGCATGTTCTAGGCCTTTCCCACTTCGTTGACCGAGCAGAATTACCCTCGCTGTGCTGGAACGTAAAAAATGGCGTTGATGGATCTGCCCAACTGCTTACAAATGTTGCACACGAGGCATTCGTTGGGGGCACTCTTCCCATAAATTTTAATGTAAACGCTTTTGCAGAAGAGTACATTAGAGCATTCTCAACAGGATATAACTATGCATTTGGGTTTGCGGCATTTATGATGCTGGTATCGTTAGCTGTCTACTTTGCATTTGGCAAAATGCTAGCAACCGGTTTCTCGGTAACACCCGCGAAAGACAGCAATGGAGAAGAGATAAAGGTTAAAGAAATGTCACGCGAAGAGGTTAAATCAAGGCTTACAGCCCTATTCCTTGTATTTGCCGTTGTAATATTCTTTTGGATGTCATTTCATCAGAATGGTCTAACGCTAACCTACTTTGCACGAGACTATACGCAACGCATTGTTGGCCCAGAAACATTCTTCTGGTTCGATCTTTGGGCACTGCTGCCAATGCTTGGAACACTTGTTGGAATCTACTTTCTACTTAAAAGAGAATCGACGTCGCTTCAGCGCATTATCGGTGCAATTAGCACCTTCGGCCTTGGTTATCTTTCGTTTCACGTTCTAAAAGGTATGCCGGCAGCAAATCTATTCTCACCTGAACTGTTTCAGCATCTCAACCCATTCTTTATTGTTGCTTTAACACCAGTGGCAGTTGCCTCATTCTCCTGGATGAACAAAAGGGGGATAGAACCATCCTCTCCACGGAAAATCGGAATTGGGATGATTCTAGCCGCAACCGGCTTTATTGTAATGGCCATTGGTTCCCTTGGGCTAATTTCCCAATCGTCGCTCCACGGCAACCCGGTTCCCGACAACCAGCTGGTATCGCCCTACCTGTTGATTTCAACCTACTTTGTGCTTACGATTGCCGAGCTGTTTCTCAGCCCAATGGGAATCTCCTTTGTTTCAAAGGTGGCTCCACCAAAGTATAAGGGTACCATGCAGGGCGGATGGTTGGCTGCAACTGCTCTTGGCAATCAGCTGCTCTTTATTGGCGCAATTTTCTATGGTAAGTTTGAACTGTGGCAGCTCTGGTCATTCTTCGTTATCTGCTGCCTCGTATCAGCTGCATTCATTTTCTTCATGATGAAGCGGTTGGAAGCATCAACCAAATAA
- a CDS encoding NAD(P)H-hydrate dehydratase, whose translation MKIFTTSQVKLLDSYTIVNEPITSIDLMERASSSLFETLIKQFSASEVFLFFIGPGNNGGDGLALARMLSCVGKRISVFLLSPLEQLSPDSLVNYMRLSKVVGLSIVMMKDRADLPLISEDAIVVDALLGSGLTRPVKGFAKEVIQHINGAHSTVLSIDIPSGLPGEDCDSFPDDSIVRATYTYTLQFPKISFFFPENEKFVGEIVVVPIGLHPDGIASTATSYTYLLMGDLSQMIPSRPIFGHKGTFGHLLAIAGSKGMMGASLLVGKGAYRAGVGLVTCHVPLDQGAVLQIGLPEALVDEDASPEYFTKFSDIDRCSAVVVGPGIGQSQDTAKAVEQLFRTVSVPLVIDADAINLMAMYPKLQKLLPENAILTPHPKELERLLGKWNHTYERIERQRTFAVDHKVVLLCKGKYTTIALPSGDIIFNSTGNSGMATGGSGDALSGIIGGLLAQGIDPAEAASIGVFLHGLAGDIAASKVSEHGMMASDIINHLGDAWLKVIGA comes from the coding sequence ATGAAGATTTTCACAACAAGTCAGGTGAAGTTGCTCGACAGCTACACCATTGTCAACGAGCCAATTACCTCCATCGACCTAATGGAGAGGGCGTCGAGTAGTCTATTCGAAACGCTGATTAAGCAGTTTTCCGCTAGCGAGGTGTTTCTCTTTTTCATTGGTCCCGGAAACAATGGGGGAGATGGACTTGCTTTAGCTCGGATGCTTTCCTGCGTTGGAAAAAGAATTTCTGTTTTCCTTCTGTCTCCGCTAGAGCAGCTTTCACCTGATTCATTGGTCAACTATATGCGACTTTCAAAGGTCGTTGGGCTAAGCATTGTGATGATGAAGGATAGAGCTGACTTACCCTTAATTTCTGAGGACGCTATTGTCGTTGATGCACTTTTGGGTTCTGGGTTAACTCGGCCGGTGAAAGGATTTGCCAAGGAGGTAATTCAGCATATAAATGGGGCTCACAGTACTGTTCTGTCCATTGATATTCCCTCCGGATTGCCCGGTGAAGATTGCGACTCTTTTCCTGACGATTCCATAGTGAGAGCCACCTATACCTACACCCTTCAGTTTCCAAAAATTTCATTCTTTTTTCCTGAAAACGAAAAATTCGTAGGGGAAATAGTTGTTGTACCAATAGGGCTTCACCCAGATGGTATTGCCTCCACCGCAACCAGTTATACCTATTTATTAATGGGTGACCTTTCTCAAATGATTCCATCAAGGCCGATTTTTGGACATAAAGGAACCTTTGGCCACCTGCTTGCGATTGCGGGAAGCAAGGGAATGATGGGTGCTTCGTTGCTGGTGGGGAAGGGTGCTTACCGTGCTGGAGTGGGGTTAGTCACATGCCATGTTCCATTGGATCAGGGTGCTGTTTTGCAAATAGGACTTCCAGAAGCCTTGGTGGATGAAGACGCAAGTCCAGAATATTTTACAAAGTTTAGCGATATCGATAGGTGTTCTGCAGTAGTTGTTGGCCCGGGAATTGGACAGAGCCAAGATACTGCCAAGGCTGTTGAACAACTTTTTCGCACCGTAAGCGTTCCTTTGGTTATCGATGCCGATGCAATAAACCTAATGGCAATGTATCCCAAGTTACAGAAGTTACTACCCGAAAATGCCATACTAACCCCTCATCCAAAGGAACTCGAACGTCTGCTGGGGAAATGGAACCATACATATGAACGCATTGAACGGCAGCGTACCTTTGCCGTGGATCATAAGGTGGTATTGCTTTGCAAAGGTAAATACACCACAATTGCGCTTCCTTCAGGAGATATTATTTTCAATTCGACTGGAAATTCGGGAATGGCAACTGGCGGTTCGGGCGATGCACTTTCCGGCATAATTGGAGGACTTCTCGCTCAAGGTATTGATCCTGCTGAGGCTGCTTCCATTGGCGTTTTTCTACATGGCCTTGCTGGTGATATTGCTGCTTCAAAGGTAAGCGAGCACGGCATGATGGCTTCCGATATAATCAATCACCTTGGGGATGCGTGGCTTAAAGTGATCGGAGCATAA